Proteins from a single region of Nocardioides anomalus:
- a CDS encoding SigE family RNA polymerase sigma factor produces the protein MEQEFTRWARARQQPLLRTAVLLCGDHHRAEDLVQDALTKVALRWSRLRDGHPDAYARQVMVRTNISWWRRHRREVVVELRDTTSGPGPAAEVDRRLLLDRALAQLTARQRTTVVLRFYEDLSERETAEAMGVGLGTVKSQTHVALARLRAVAPELAELLEEPT, from the coding sequence GTGGAGCAGGAGTTCACCCGGTGGGCGCGGGCGCGGCAGCAGCCGCTCCTGCGCACCGCGGTGCTGCTCTGCGGTGACCACCACCGGGCCGAGGACCTGGTCCAGGACGCGCTGACCAAGGTCGCGCTGCGCTGGTCGCGGCTGCGCGACGGCCACCCCGACGCCTACGCGCGCCAGGTCATGGTCCGCACCAACATCTCCTGGTGGCGCCGGCACCGGCGCGAGGTGGTCGTCGAATTGCGGGACACCACCAGCGGGCCCGGCCCCGCGGCCGAGGTCGACCGCAGGCTGCTGCTCGACCGCGCGCTCGCGCAGCTGACCGCGCGACAGCGGACCACCGTCGTGCTGCGCTTCTACGAGGACCTGAGCGAGCGCGAGACCGCGGAGGCCATGGGCGTCGGCCTCGGGACCGTCAAGAGCCAGACCCACGTCGCACTGGCCCGGCTGCGCGCCGTCGCGCCCGAGCTGGCCGAGCTGCTGGAGGAGCCGACATGA
- a CDS encoding carbohydrate ABC transporter permease — MATLTSTPATPAQRRRRARPGRGPRGEQVAGYAFISPFFLVFAVFGLFPLLFTFWVSLHDWSLLGDRSWSGLGNYSKLLGDDHFWNALRNTLGIFVLATVPQLLLSLVLAQLLNQRLRARTLWRMGVLLPNITSIAAVGIIFTLLFARDFGLVNWLLGHVGVEPIAWQQHRWSSWLAISVMVDWRWTGYNALIFLAALQAVPRELYDAASIDGAGPVQQFRHITVPMLRPTIVFVTLVATIGGMQLFTEPLLFNSGANAITGGTTRQFQTLTMYVYEQAFTGQEFGYASSVAWVMFIVIALIGALNALLLRRLRGVQ, encoded by the coding sequence GTGGCCACTCTGACCAGCACCCCGGCGACACCGGCCCAACGCCGGCGCCGGGCTCGACCCGGGCGCGGACCGCGCGGCGAGCAGGTGGCGGGCTACGCCTTCATCTCGCCGTTCTTCCTGGTCTTCGCGGTCTTCGGGCTGTTCCCGCTGCTGTTCACGTTCTGGGTCTCGCTGCACGACTGGAGCCTGCTCGGCGACCGCTCCTGGTCCGGGCTGGGCAACTACAGCAAGCTGCTCGGCGACGACCACTTCTGGAACGCGCTGCGCAACACCCTCGGCATCTTCGTGCTGGCCACGGTCCCGCAGCTGCTGCTGTCGCTGGTCCTGGCCCAGCTGCTCAACCAGCGGCTGCGGGCCCGGACCCTGTGGCGGATGGGGGTGCTGCTGCCCAACATCACCTCGATCGCCGCGGTCGGCATCATCTTCACGCTGCTCTTCGCCCGTGACTTCGGTCTGGTCAACTGGCTGCTCGGCCACGTCGGCGTCGAGCCCATCGCCTGGCAGCAGCACCGCTGGTCGTCGTGGCTGGCCATCTCGGTGATGGTCGACTGGCGCTGGACCGGCTACAACGCGCTGATCTTCCTGGCCGCGCTCCAAGCCGTCCCGCGCGAGCTCTACGACGCCGCCTCGATCGACGGCGCCGGCCCGGTCCAGCAGTTCCGGCACATCACCGTGCCGATGCTGCGACCGACGATCGTCTTCGTCACCCTCGTCGCCACCATCGGCGGGATGCAGCTGTTCACCGAGCCGCTGCTGTTCAACTCCGGCGCCAACGCGATCACCGGCGGCACGACCCGGCAGTTCCAGACGCTGACCATGTACGTCTACGAGCAGGCCTTCACCGGCCAGGAGTTCGGGTACGCCAGCAGCGTCGCGTGGGTCATGTTCATCGTCATCGCCCTGATCGGTGCGCTCAACGCGCTGCTGCTGCGGCGACTGCGGGGCGTCCAGTGA
- a CDS encoding carbohydrate ABC transporter permease, translated as MTAHVELEPAPVVAVPATQTVEAPRVRRRLVSPTVVVLSFVTALSAFPLYFMVVMASRPNSDITSVPPPLTPGGELFTNLDRVLSNPDITFGKAVVNTVLVATVTTAAVVFFSCLAGFAFAKLRFVGRSPLLAFVLLTMMVPVQLGLIPLYMLMSKLHLSGTLPAVSLPFLVSGFGVFLMRQYVVQALPDELLEAARLDGASILKTFFYVVLPVLRPAAAVLALLTFMERWNDFLWPYLVLDLDHPTVQVALARLAGGYYTDQALVMAGTLLGVLPLLVVFILFGRQIVGGIMEGGLKS; from the coding sequence GTGACCGCGCACGTCGAGCTGGAGCCGGCGCCCGTGGTCGCCGTACCTGCGACGCAGACGGTGGAGGCGCCGCGCGTGCGTCGCCGGCTGGTCAGCCCCACGGTGGTGGTGCTCAGCTTCGTCACCGCGCTCTCGGCCTTCCCCCTCTACTTCATGGTCGTCATGGCCTCGCGGCCCAACTCCGACATCACCTCGGTGCCGCCGCCGCTGACCCCGGGCGGCGAGCTGTTCACCAACCTCGACCGGGTGCTGTCCAACCCGGACATCACCTTCGGCAAGGCGGTGGTCAACACCGTGCTCGTCGCGACCGTGACCACGGCGGCGGTCGTGTTCTTCTCCTGCCTGGCCGGGTTCGCCTTCGCCAAGCTGCGCTTCGTCGGCCGCTCGCCGCTGCTCGCCTTCGTGCTGCTCACGATGATGGTGCCGGTCCAGCTCGGGCTGATCCCGCTCTACATGCTGATGAGCAAGCTGCACCTGAGCGGCACCCTGCCCGCGGTCTCGCTGCCCTTCCTGGTCTCCGGCTTCGGCGTCTTCCTCATGCGGCAGTACGTCGTGCAGGCGCTGCCCGACGAGCTGCTCGAGGCCGCCCGCCTGGACGGCGCATCGATCCTCAAGACCTTCTTCTACGTGGTGCTGCCGGTGCTGCGGCCGGCCGCCGCGGTGCTCGCGCTGCTGACGTTCATGGAGCGCTGGAACGACTTCCTCTGGCCCTACCTCGTGCTCGACCTCGACCACCCGACCGTCCAGGTCGCGCTCGCGCGCCTGGCCGGCGGCTACTACACCGACCAGGCGCTGGTGATGGCCGGGACGCTGCTCGGCGTCCTCCCGCTGCTCGTGGTCTTCATCCTCTTCGGCCGCCAGATCGTCGGCGGCATCATGGAAGGCGGCCTCAAGTCGTGA
- a CDS encoding LacI family DNA-binding transcriptional regulator produces MTRAPRTRPTLEEVAAAAGVGRGTASRVINGSEKVSDRARQAVEGAIAELGYVPNQAARTLVTQRTDAVALVIAESEERVFGEPFFAGVVRGIGSALSDARLQLVLLLAEHAQRNGRLDEYLTRQHVDGVLLLSLHDDDTLPDRIRARGLPVVLGGRATEDQAGAFVDADNVLGARLAVDHLVHRGRRTIATIAGPADMVVGRTRHAGYLAGLRAAGLPLDPDLVVPGDFSQESGESAMRVLLSRRPDLDAVFCANDLMAAGALRVLREAGLDVPTAVSVVGFDDAPLAQSTHPPLTTVHQSPEHMGREMVGLLLDTMAHPDEPPAPRLLETRLVVRESS; encoded by the coding sequence ATGACGCGTGCGCCCCGGACGCGGCCCACCCTCGAGGAGGTGGCCGCCGCGGCCGGCGTGGGCCGGGGCACCGCCTCCCGGGTGATCAACGGCAGCGAGAAGGTCTCCGACCGCGCCCGCCAGGCCGTCGAGGGCGCGATCGCCGAGCTCGGCTACGTGCCCAACCAGGCCGCGCGGACCCTCGTCACCCAGCGCACCGACGCCGTGGCCCTGGTCATCGCCGAGTCCGAGGAGCGCGTGTTCGGCGAGCCGTTCTTCGCCGGCGTGGTCCGCGGCATCGGCAGCGCCCTCTCCGACGCCCGCCTCCAGCTGGTCCTCCTGCTGGCCGAGCACGCCCAGCGCAACGGCCGCCTCGACGAGTACCTCACCCGCCAGCACGTCGACGGCGTCCTGCTCCTGTCGCTGCACGACGACGACACCCTCCCCGACCGGATCCGCGCCCGCGGCCTGCCCGTCGTCCTCGGCGGTCGTGCCACCGAGGACCAGGCCGGCGCCTTCGTCGACGCCGACAACGTCCTCGGCGCCCGCCTCGCCGTCGACCACCTCGTCCACCGCGGCCGCCGCACCATCGCCACCATCGCCGGACCCGCCGACATGGTCGTCGGCCGCACCCGCCACGCGGGCTACCTCGCCGGCCTGCGCGCCGCCGGCCTCCCGCTCGACCCCGACCTGGTCGTGCCCGGCGACTTCTCCCAGGAGTCCGGCGAGAGCGCCATGCGCGTGCTGCTGTCCCGCCGCCCGGACCTCGACGCGGTGTTCTGCGCCAACGACCTGATGGCCGCCGGCGCCCTGCGGGTGCTCCGCGAGGCCGGCCTCGACGTACCCACCGCCGTCTCCGTCGTCGGCTTCGACGACGCGCCCCTCGCCCAGTCCACGCACCCGCCGCTCACCACCGTGCACCAGAGCCCCGAGCACATGGGCCGCGAGATGGTCGGCCTGCTGCTCGACACCATGGCGCACCCCGACGAGCCGCCCGCGCCGAGGCTGCTGGAGACGCGCCTGGTGGTGCGGGAGTCGAGCTAG
- a CDS encoding ABC transporter substrate-binding protein produces MTLHTRARRTAAAAGLLLLAAAGLAGCGDDADGASGSDTTLRVSVFGNFGYEDLYKQFERDHPGVKIVETSEGDLGQYNTQLTQKIAAGSGAGDVVAIEEGQVVNFLQSADKFVNFQEHGSNDHKDQWLDWKYAQATTADGKDTIGLGTDVGGLAMCYRKDLFEQAGLPTDREQVAALWPTWDAFTQVGEQFQDAMGDDVHFIDSATNTYNSILMQTADETYFDHDNKLIIDSNPAVQNAWDTALAMSDAGISAKLKSFSNEWNAGFKNGAFATIACPAWMTSYIEEQAGDENAGKWDITTVPGGGGNWGGSFLAVPTVSKHQDLALELVDFLTSADGQMGAFEAVGNLPSNPTLYDTPALKDATNEYFSDAPIGQLFVAGASSLKPVYLGAKNQPVRDAVENAMRSAENGEKSSSEAWDTAVSDAEAAAG; encoded by the coding sequence ATGACGCTCCACACCCGCGCTCGCCGCACGGCCGCCGCCGCCGGCCTGCTCCTGCTCGCCGCCGCCGGCCTGGCCGGCTGCGGCGACGACGCCGACGGCGCCTCCGGCTCCGACACGACGCTGCGGGTCAGCGTCTTCGGCAACTTCGGCTACGAAGACCTCTACAAGCAGTTCGAGAGGGACCACCCCGGCGTCAAGATCGTCGAGACCTCCGAGGGCGACCTCGGGCAGTACAACACCCAGCTCACCCAGAAGATCGCCGCGGGCAGCGGCGCTGGCGACGTGGTCGCCATCGAGGAGGGCCAGGTCGTCAACTTCCTGCAGAGCGCGGACAAGTTCGTGAACTTCCAGGAGCACGGCTCGAACGACCACAAGGACCAGTGGCTGGACTGGAAGTACGCCCAGGCCACCACCGCCGACGGCAAGGACACCATCGGCCTCGGCACCGACGTCGGTGGCCTGGCCATGTGCTACCGCAAGGACCTCTTCGAGCAGGCCGGGCTCCCGACCGACCGCGAGCAGGTCGCGGCCCTGTGGCCGACGTGGGACGCCTTCACCCAGGTCGGCGAGCAGTTCCAGGACGCGATGGGCGACGACGTGCACTTCATCGACTCGGCCACCAACACCTACAACTCGATCCTCATGCAGACCGCGGACGAGACGTACTTCGACCACGACAACAAGCTCATCATCGACTCCAACCCGGCCGTCCAGAACGCCTGGGACACCGCGCTGGCCATGTCGGACGCCGGCATCAGCGCCAAGCTGAAGTCGTTCTCCAACGAGTGGAACGCCGGCTTCAAGAACGGCGCCTTCGCCACCATCGCCTGCCCGGCCTGGATGACCAGCTACATCGAGGAGCAGGCCGGCGACGAGAACGCCGGCAAGTGGGACATCACCACCGTCCCCGGCGGCGGCGGCAACTGGGGCGGGTCGTTCCTGGCCGTGCCGACGGTCAGCAAGCACCAGGACCTCGCCCTCGAGCTCGTGGACTTCCTGACCAGCGCCGACGGCCAGATGGGTGCCTTCGAGGCGGTCGGCAACCTGCCGTCCAACCCGACGCTCTACGACACCCCGGCGCTCAAGGACGCCACGAACGAGTACTTCAGCGACGCCCCGATCGGGCAGCTGTTCGTGGCCGGCGCGTCCAGCCTCAAGCCGGTCTACCTCGGTGCGAAGAACCAGCCGGTCCGCGACGCGGTGGAGAACGCCATGCGCAGCGCGGAGAACGGCGAGAAGTCGTCCTCGGAGGCCTGGGACACGGCCGTGAGCGACGCCGAAGCGGCAGCGGGCTGA
- the groL gene encoding chaperonin GroEL (60 kDa chaperone family; promotes refolding of misfolded polypeptides especially under stressful conditions; forms two stacked rings of heptamers to form a barrel-shaped 14mer; ends can be capped by GroES; misfolded proteins enter the barrel where they are refolded when GroES binds) yields the protein MPKLISFNEEARRGLERGMNTLADAVKVTLGPKGRNVVLEKKWGAPTITNDGVSIAKEIELEDPYEKIGAELVKEVAKKTDDVAGDGTTTATVLAQAMVREGLRNVAAGANPMGLKRGIEKAVEAVSEQLLSMATEIETKEQIAATASISAADPTVGDIIAEAMDKVGKEGVITVEESNTFGLDLELTEGMRFDKGYISAYFVTDPERMETVLEDPYVLIANSKVSSVKDLLPLLEKVMQSGKPLLILAEDVDGEALSTLVVNKIRGTFKSVAVKAPGFGDRRKAMLQDIAILTGGQVISEEVGLKLESAGLELLGQARKVVITKDETTIVEGSGDSAQIEGRVNQIRAEIEKSDSDYDREKLQERLAKLAGGVAVIKVGAATEVELKERKHRIEDAVRNAKAAVEEGIVAGGGVALVQASATAFDKLELTGDEAVGANIVRVATEAPLKQIAINAGLEGGVVSEKVKGLTPGHGLNAATGEYVDMLAEGIIDPAKVTRSALQNAASIAALFLTTEAVVADKPEKAPAMPGGDGGMGGMDF from the coding sequence ATGCCGAAGCTGATTTCGTTCAACGAGGAGGCCCGTCGGGGCCTCGAGCGGGGTATGAACACCCTCGCCGACGCCGTCAAGGTCACCCTCGGTCCCAAGGGCCGCAACGTCGTCCTGGAGAAGAAGTGGGGCGCCCCCACGATCACCAACGACGGTGTGAGCATCGCCAAGGAGATCGAGCTCGAGGACCCGTACGAGAAGATCGGCGCCGAGCTCGTCAAGGAGGTCGCGAAGAAGACCGACGACGTCGCCGGTGACGGTACGACGACCGCGACCGTGCTCGCCCAGGCCATGGTCCGCGAGGGGCTGCGCAACGTCGCGGCCGGCGCGAACCCGATGGGTCTCAAGCGCGGCATCGAGAAGGCCGTCGAGGCCGTGTCCGAGCAGCTGCTCAGCATGGCCACCGAGATCGAGACCAAGGAGCAGATCGCCGCGACCGCGTCGATCTCCGCCGCCGACCCGACCGTGGGCGACATCATCGCCGAGGCGATGGACAAGGTCGGCAAGGAAGGCGTCATCACCGTCGAGGAGTCCAACACCTTCGGGCTGGACCTCGAGCTGACCGAGGGCATGCGGTTCGACAAGGGCTACATCTCGGCCTACTTCGTGACCGACCCCGAGCGCATGGAGACCGTGCTCGAGGACCCCTACGTCCTCATCGCCAACTCCAAGGTGTCGTCGGTCAAGGACCTGCTCCCGCTGCTGGAGAAGGTCATGCAGTCCGGCAAGCCGCTGCTGATCCTGGCCGAGGACGTCGACGGCGAGGCGCTGTCGACCCTGGTCGTCAACAAGATCCGCGGCACCTTCAAGTCCGTCGCCGTCAAGGCTCCGGGCTTCGGCGACCGTCGCAAGGCCATGCTCCAGGACATCGCGATCCTGACCGGCGGCCAGGTCATCTCCGAGGAGGTCGGCCTCAAGCTCGAGTCGGCCGGTCTGGAGCTGCTCGGCCAGGCCCGCAAGGTCGTCATCACCAAGGACGAGACCACCATCGTCGAGGGCTCCGGCGACTCGGCCCAGATCGAGGGCCGGGTCAACCAGATCCGTGCCGAGATCGAGAAGTCGGACTCCGACTACGACCGCGAGAAGCTCCAGGAGCGCCTCGCCAAGCTGGCCGGCGGCGTGGCCGTCATCAAGGTCGGCGCGGCCACCGAGGTCGAGCTCAAGGAGCGCAAGCACCGCATCGAGGACGCCGTGCGCAACGCCAAGGCGGCCGTCGAGGAGGGCATCGTCGCCGGCGGCGGCGTGGCCCTGGTGCAGGCTTCGGCCACCGCGTTCGACAAGCTCGAGCTCACCGGTGACGAGGCCGTCGGCGCCAACATCGTGCGCGTCGCGACCGAGGCCCCGCTCAAGCAGATCGCGATCAACGCCGGCCTCGAGGGCGGCGTCGTGTCGGAGAAGGTCAAGGGCCTCACGCCCGGCCACGGCCTCAACGCCGCGACCGGCGAGTACGTCGACATGCTGGCCGAGGGCATCATCGACCCGGCCAAGGTGACCCGCAGCGCGCTGCAGAACGCCGCCTCCATCGCGGCGCTCTTCCTCACCACCGAGGCGGTCGTCGCGGACAAGCCCGAGAAGGCTCCCGCGATGCCGGGTGGCGACGGCGGCATGGGCGGCATGGACTTCTGA
- a CDS encoding SDR family NAD(P)-dependent oxidoreductase, whose protein sequence is MTRTAIVTGGGAGLGRELALGLAGAGYAVVVADLDEAAARSCATAVEEHGVPARPVRADLRERGDLDHVLAAAQSLGGPDVLVNNAGAWSARRQYPEAAEDEWVATMALNLIAPMTLTQLVLDPMRARGGGVVVNIASSGGIGFEAYGSPEYGAAKAGLIRFTSALAGLADTDAVRVMCVAPDWIGLDRAHEQWRRLSEDERARARPLIPPADVVASVLDLVRHGTGGTVVELWGGEPPVVHTAAPG, encoded by the coding sequence GTGACGAGGACGGCGATCGTGACCGGCGGGGGTGCCGGGCTGGGGCGCGAGCTCGCGCTCGGGCTGGCGGGAGCCGGCTACGCCGTGGTGGTCGCCGACCTCGACGAGGCCGCCGCACGCTCCTGCGCCACGGCCGTCGAGGAGCACGGGGTGCCGGCCCGTCCGGTGCGGGCCGACCTGCGTGAGCGGGGCGACCTCGACCACGTCCTGGCCGCAGCGCAGTCGCTGGGCGGCCCCGACGTCCTCGTCAACAACGCCGGCGCGTGGAGCGCGAGGCGGCAGTACCCCGAGGCCGCCGAGGACGAGTGGGTCGCGACAATGGCGCTGAACCTGATCGCTCCCATGACGCTCACCCAGCTGGTCCTGGACCCGATGCGGGCCCGCGGGGGCGGCGTGGTCGTCAACATCGCGTCCAGCGGAGGGATCGGGTTCGAGGCCTACGGATCGCCGGAGTACGGCGCGGCCAAAGCCGGCCTGATCCGGTTCACCTCGGCGCTCGCCGGCCTGGCCGACACCGACGCGGTCCGGGTCATGTGCGTCGCGCCGGACTGGATCGGGCTGGACCGGGCCCACGAGCAGTGGCGCCGGCTGAGCGAGGACGAGCGCGCCCGCGCTCGACCGCTGATCCCGCCCGCCGACGTCGTCGCCAGCGTGCTCGACCTGGTGCGGCACGGGACCGGGGGGACCGTGGTGGAGCTGTGGGGAGGCGAGCCGCCCGTGGTGCACACCGCGGCCCCCGGCTGA
- a CDS encoding GH1 family beta-glucosidase — MTTLDPRPATLDALGARDETDLLVDAAVRPEEFPPDFVWGAATASYQIEGAATLGGRTPSIWDTFCAEPGRVVGGDTGDVACDHYHRYGEDVGLMRTLGLAAYRFSVSWSRVLTPSGEVNADGLGFYDRLVDEVLAAGIDPWVTLYHWDLPQHLEDAGGWPARDTAARLAELAAVVGGRLGDRVGHFITLNEPWCAAFLGYGNGIHAPGRHSAADAVAASHHLNLAHGLSVQALRAAAPDALVGTTLNLYPVTAAFPGADSEDAVRRIDGLQNRWFLDPALLGSYPDDVLADLGALVAPTLIQDGDLGTIHQPLDFLGINYYTRHVVRPSAYPGTNAGEFTHRGLPTAANGWEVDPEGLTEILVRVARDYPALPLFITENGSAWDDTVEADGSVVDADRLAYLAAHLAACARAREQGADVAGYFAWSLLDNFEWAEGYAMRFGLVHVDFATQRRTVKASGEWYGRFVRAARDILSP; from the coding sequence GTGACCACCCTCGATCCCCGTCCCGCGACCCTCGACGCCCTCGGCGCCCGCGACGAGACAGACCTGCTCGTCGACGCCGCCGTGCGCCCCGAGGAGTTCCCGCCCGACTTCGTCTGGGGCGCCGCCACCGCGTCGTACCAGATCGAGGGCGCGGCCACCCTCGGCGGCCGGACCCCCTCGATCTGGGACACCTTCTGCGCCGAGCCCGGCCGGGTCGTCGGGGGCGACACCGGCGACGTGGCCTGCGACCACTACCACCGCTACGGCGAGGACGTCGGGCTGATGCGGACGCTCGGTCTGGCGGCGTACCGCTTCTCGGTGTCGTGGTCGCGCGTGCTCACGCCGTCCGGGGAGGTGAACGCCGACGGGCTCGGCTTCTACGACCGGCTGGTCGACGAGGTGCTGGCCGCCGGCATCGACCCGTGGGTGACGCTCTACCACTGGGACCTGCCGCAGCACCTCGAGGACGCCGGCGGCTGGCCGGCCCGCGACACCGCCGCCCGGCTGGCCGAGCTGGCCGCGGTCGTGGGCGGGCGCCTCGGCGACCGGGTCGGGCACTTCATCACCCTCAACGAGCCGTGGTGCGCGGCCTTCCTCGGCTACGGCAACGGCATCCACGCGCCCGGCCGGCACTCCGCGGCCGACGCCGTGGCCGCCAGCCACCACCTCAACCTGGCCCACGGGCTGTCGGTGCAGGCGCTGCGGGCCGCCGCGCCCGACGCGCTGGTGGGCACGACGCTGAACCTCTACCCGGTCACCGCGGCCTTCCCGGGGGCCGACTCCGAGGACGCGGTGCGCCGCATCGACGGGCTGCAGAACCGGTGGTTCCTCGACCCCGCGCTCCTGGGCTCCTACCCGGACGACGTGCTGGCCGACCTCGGGGCGCTCGTCGCCCCGACGCTCATCCAGGACGGCGACCTCGGGACGATCCACCAGCCGCTCGACTTCCTGGGCATCAACTACTACACGCGGCACGTGGTCCGCCCCTCGGCGTACCCGGGGACCAACGCGGGGGAGTTCACCCACCGCGGCCTGCCCACCGCCGCGAACGGCTGGGAGGTCGACCCCGAGGGGCTGACCGAGATCCTGGTGCGCGTCGCGCGCGACTACCCGGCGCTGCCGCTGTTCATCACCGAGAACGGCTCCGCGTGGGACGACACCGTCGAGGCCGACGGCTCGGTGGTCGACGCCGACCGACTGGCCTACCTGGCCGCGCACCTGGCCGCGTGCGCCCGCGCCCGCGAGCAGGGCGCGGACGTCGCCGGCTACTTCGCGTGGTCGCTGCTCGACAACTTCGAGTGGGCCGAGGGGTACGCCATGCGCTTCGGGCTCGTGCACGTCGACTTCGCCACCCAGCGGCGCACGGTCAAGGCCAGCGGGGAGTGGTACGGCCGCTTCGTGCGCGCCGCCCGCGACATACTCAGCCCATGA